The stretch of DNA GATCTGCCCATGCAAGATCTCTTCTTTTCGTTGAATTAGAAGAAGATTGagagaattataaaatttatttagatttaatttagGTTGTTTAGAGATATGTTTTCAGGCTTCCTCTGTAACTTCAACAACTGATCTTTCCCTCTGTCTTCTGTTCTCTGCCGACCACCCCTAAAACAGAACTAACCTATATTGAAAACTAAAACTACAATCGATGGTTGTCTTCAGCAGCAAGAAAAACCTTCCTTCTTACCCAATTGTTCCCTAATGCAGAAGGCTATGGAACAGCGTGCCATTTTAACCAATCCAAAATAGTTAAATCTCGTGGGGAATTTCTCCCAATACCCCCAAAATCCTTTCACCCAATCCTGGTGCACACCCCATCCTAACTAGCACACATTTTAGACGTTCGTCGGTCATTTGGTTTAAAGTGCACACAGATGCTAAATGGACAAAATCGAGATAGCCACCACCACCAGCTTCCTCATCGTCTCGAGGCCTTCTCTTGCACCCGAATTGGATGGAGGTAAATCAAACAAGAAGGAATGAAGGAGAGAtacagaataaaatgaaagcaGCTGCAGCTTTGAATCTTTAGGTGTAGGTATGTAGATATATAGGAAACAACACCACTACATTCAAAAAGCAAGCAGATGCAATTCCATTTAAAATGCTTCGCAGCCATCATTTTCACAATGCTACCAACTTTATcttatatttaataaacaacGAGAATGATTAAGAATGTTATCTTTCTTTCAAAAGTATATTTATTAGTATAATAAAATCTAACaagaatgtggggaaaatacAGAGATGGTAACAACTTAAAccattaagaaatcttttagttGGATATTCCAATAAGATAAGATTATCACAACTTTCAtatcaaattcttttcttgttATCTCATACCTTAATTTAATCAGAACATGCTTTATTGTTTGGTGCAAAAATATCAAACTAATGaattaatgttctttttttagacaaacaaataaatctcattttgggaatcttttttttataaagaaattttcaaattttaatttttttttaataaataaattttttttttaatcaggtaattaatgagaaatttatctAACAACATATGAGCTGTATAGTACTCTATCTTCTTCTCATGTCAGGTAAGGTAGGGTTTTGGTATCCAATCCATCCTGTGAGCCAAAATTCACAGAATGAACCTTTTACCATAAATTTGGAGCATTTGGAGGTGTACAAGAGGTGAGTTTTGGGGGGGATTATGAATAATTGGACAGACATTCCCTCCCAGTTTCGTCACGGTCGTTGACAACATTTACCCCAACAAATTTCTCCGCACACACACCCACACTGGGAGTCAGGAGAGCATTGATTCCAACTTCCAGGGAAAATGTTTGTTCCGGatgttgggaattttattgtaattgtaattttaattgtaacgCCCGGGCGTTAGATGGGGAGGTTGGGGCACATTATGGTTTTGTCGCACTGACGAACGAGGGAGTTTCCAAGGATGATACATTTGCtcatatatttatatatgtatatttgagAGTATGCTGAGGTCATAGGGATGAGAATATGAGAGTATTTATCGCGAACTGGTCTACTAAATTATCTCTTGTGCTCTCTCGTTGGTTTcaggtgggtgggtgggtgaagCAGGCGGGTCGAGGAGACACCACAATTCAAATTACAAACAAGCCGgatatttcttcttcctccaACCACCCcttaaaatatataggtacataggTTGATTCGGGGCGGAAgtgcaaaagagaagaagtgTGTGACATCAGCAGCGTACCCACTACATTCTCATCCCCTTTCAAAATCCTCTCATACAGTAACATTTCTTATTACATTTATGCATTTCTGTGATACATATATACGTATGTAgttgtatacatatatacatatgtatatagttgaTGGATATGTCGTGTACCTTTCGTGGTTGtttgtttcttcttttccctTCAAAACTCCGTGCGAGCCTTCGAAGTAATACAGAAAAATCCAATTGTTTATAGGTGAAGAAATGTTGAGGATCCAAGCCAATGGCTTTTCCTTTTTGCAGGATCTTCACCAATTGCACAAAGTAGTTTAATCACTTTTGATCACTCACACCACCACCTTAGTAGGCTTCAACTCTCTTTCTCTGCACCACACAGACGCCGCGCAAAAGGCAATTCCCTTCCTTGTCTTGCTCACTGTGCAATACCACCGCACTCCAACCTCTCCAGAGGTTCTCTTTTCCAcggattttccacacaaaatcacaatatttccCTATTCACACATTTTGGGCACGTTATCCGTGTGAAAAATGcataattttcccaacaaaacAAGGTGAAGGAAATGAAATTCCAGTAAACTCAAATTACTTTGGGAATTTTACTAAGCGCACCACCGCATCGCTAAACATTCCGTGCAAGACTGATTTGACAGCTATCGCGATTCGCGATAGTTTCAAAAAACACCGTTGTAGCGCTGGCTGGCATCGCTAATTCGAAATCGAATAGTTCTGTGGGGCATTTGATAGGTTTCTGAAAAGCGGGGGAATTGGCTGACGTTCTTGTTGGGGAAGTTTTCCTgggaaattaagaaattttcagacaatttggcgggaaaagttacattttttacatttacatttattatttcatctcaaatttacatttataagAGGATCAGCAATATCGGGGATGTTTAGCTGAGGGGAAGGAGACAGATTAAGAACGATATCTGGTCTGGAGACCGTGAGGGTCTCCAGCTCGGTCAAGCTCGCAGAGGCGAAGAATTGTGCCACAGTTTTCCCGGAGAGTACACCAAGTTTCCCCGCGATGTTGTTCACTATCAGGGGGGCCAGGTAGCTGAAGCCCCTCCTAGTAGCCTTGGTCCTCGGGAGTGGGACCGAGAGAACTTTTGGGGCTCTAGcaattccaagaaaataaaagaattattcttttttctgtAAGTAATATCAGAACAGGAGTTTTATTACGTCTTCTGTCGGAGATATTTTGgcaatattatattttatttttgcaaataatttgcaaaaaaaatcagatcacaaaatgaaattcttattCTAATAATCTTCTAAATGAGACTCCTCGTTTtccttattattattattgtttgtTTATGAGTTAAGCAAGAAGTAAATGAGATTCCTTCAATGAGATTCATCGTATCTTATGCATGTCCAGCTGCCTTAATTTCTGCCCAAACCTTGGCTAATTCATCGGGATTGTCATAGCCATGGGATGCAATGGTGTACCTGTAGCTATGTGGTCCACTGTATGTAAGTTTCTGGAAGTAGAACTCCTCCGAATGGAGGGGTTCAATGTTGGCTTTCATTGCTACTATCCCCATGTATATATCGTCGAATCTAGAAAAGACAAAAGaacaatttagaaaaatttatattgcaataaaatgccaaATCCTACCTGAAGTGCTTCGTAAACATGCTGGCAAAGTAGAGCTGAAGAAGAGCTTCCCGGGAGAAGATGCACGCTCCAGCTGATACATATGGTGGCCACATATGCCAACGGTACTCATCTAGATCCACATACCATTTGCTAGTTCGATGACGATGTGGGGAGGATGTGAAGACAAATCCAGCATAGAGACGAACATCTGCCGGAAGGTCCATATCGAGAAGTTGCCGATCCTGAGGTTTTGCTGCGGCACTCTTGGGGCCGATTTGGGCTTTTGCTGCTTCCGGTGCTACCAAATGTTGCCTCAATTGCCAGAGATTTTTTCTACTGTCCACAGAATGGGCAACTGGATGCCGTTCGAGAACATCCTGTATCTCCTTCCTATCCACCGTCTCGGATATATTCCCCACAGCTGTGAGGGTTAACTTCCTGGCCAATTGTCGTATTGTCTCATCAGCTTCCTCCAAGTATTCGGGATAGTGGACGGGATTTCGGACGAATCGTAGAACATTCTTGGTGCTGATGTAGAAATCATCATCGACTAGCATGTAGAATCGTGCTCGGGGGCAGAAATCCACAGCCCACCGCAGGCCAGTCATTGTTTTGATGGTATTATTGAAGTAGGTATCCACAAAGTCAGCTTGGATCACATCACGATAGCTCGTGGCTTCGATGTCAATGAGTTTCTGCGTCTCCACATCTTCAGGGCTCCCTGGGACACCCAAAAGGAATACCGTACGCACTGTGACGTCTGAGAAGCGTCGTTCAAAGCCCCATGTGACACGAATAGCATTGCGACGCTTAAAATTCCGCAGGGCGCTTTTCACGAGAAAAACTAGGCGCGGCGCAACGGGAAACTCCTTGTCTCTGCACTTGTGACTCGGATTGTGGAGTAGGGTGTGATTGTAAATGGTAATGGGAGCCACATCGGGCTTCTGACCGCGTCTCACTTGCTCAGCCAGCCGTGGAATATCCTCCTCCAGGGGATAATGGAATTCTGTGTAGAAATCACTTTCAAAGAGATGCGTGAAGGCGCCGAAGAAATTCAAGAGGAGGAGAATCCCAATCACAGCTATTACGTGCTTAACACGGACACAATTGAGGATGCGAGACAGGAAGGGCGGAAGAAACATCTTCCTCCTCATCTTCCCCCACATTCACGCACGCACTGCTGCGGCTGTCAGGTGCAAATTTTACGGTTATGATCGTAGTACACTGTTTTCATGAATTGGGAGTTTGCGCCGATTACGCCCGAAGACGGCGCGAAGATAAGCGACGAAGCTTTAAAtgtaaacaaacatttttcattgaagaaaaaaaatattgagtttattaaaaattaattaaactgatTACGAATGAATGATTGAGAGGATTGAGACAGGAGTAACACAGTGAAAAATGCTAGAGAAATGCGAGGTCTTCACGTATGTAGTGGatgatttgtgaattttattgataagaCAGAGTGTATGTGTGTGATAAGACGAAGAACAAAGTTAGGGCGTCTGGAGGAGAATTTCTCGGTGTTCTAATAAAATTGCTCTGTGTTCAGTAAACGCCCGCCACTTGAGCAAATTACATCTCTTTTCGGCTTTGCATTGGAAGTGAGGTAAGATTGGAGAAAATGTAGAGCAGGAAATGAAATATCTctgaagtttttatttttctcttcaccgGAAACTAGCTGAATTTAACAGGATGACCAAACAGACGGTTCTCGTGACTGGTGGTGCAGGATATGTGGGATCTCATACAATTCTTGAGCTTCTCAATGCATCCTATGACGTTGTATGCGTGGACAACCTCTGCAATGCCTATAGAGGTCACAATTGCACTCTTCCGGAATCTCTGGTACGTGTTCAGGAGCTAACTGGGCATTCCGTGGCATTTTACGACGTGGACATTCGCAATAAGGAGGCATTGACTGATGTTTTCAACAAGGTAATTAATcactttttcaccaattttaacatttattgcaaaaaaagaagagatataaaactaaaaaaaaatgtgcttgTCCAGCACATTTTTTTGCCTACGATGCTGGTGGTTCAGGGAGGTGACTTCCCGTGGCACGATATCCATTCTCATCTGCCACGTAGTTTACAATGTACTTTACATTGTCGGGGCCAAGATATGCCCAAGATCCCTGACGTACGAGTACATTTCCCTCATTAGATTGCTTTAGGGCACCCTGTTCGGCTGTTGCAATCCCATTGGCTGTTAGATAGCTCAGAGCATACTGTCCGTGCTCATCGCGCACCTCTGTCCTCTCCAGCACAGGGATATGTGGTTCTAGGCCATCCGGAAGGGGTACTGCAGCCGCGAGACTCGcaaaaatcactaaaatagcaatctaaaaaatcattttatcagTCTTTGTTATCAGGCTTGACCAAGAGAACTTATTTCAGCTTTTTCCCCACTCACCACTTTCATAATTTCCTCTGTGCTTCCTTCCTCACACAAAGTACAGACTTTTAAGATAGAGCACAAACTAAGACGAAATTCATGGTGATTGGAGCTTTTTATACACCTCAAACTCTTGGAAATGGGACTTTCATTAAGCTATAGCAACCATCGCAGAGTTGATCACCTCGTCCGGGAGCTTCTTCCCGCAGAGGGAGACCCTGGTCATTGAGCAATTGGCTCGGGGAACCTGTTCATGTGATGATGAGCCTCTGGGAAAGTTTAGAATCAGTATGACGAATTGTCAAACACCTCGTTAAACATACCTTCAGCTGTGAGATTCGATAAGACCCCCCTCATGTGGGGTCAACCTGCAGTTTTAgggctttttcttttaatgtctttttctCTATGTTAAAGATGGAGTAGCCCGAAAAGTCCTTTTTGGGAAATTGTAAGGTTTAGGCCTTTTACTAAATCTCAGTAGgcgtattttgtaaaaaaaaggagaaaaaaatcaatttgaagaGACGCCAAAGTGAATtagagaaaaacaataaatattcacAGATTTAAAAGCTGAATGAAGAAAGGATTTGCTACAAGAAAACGAAAGGAGTGAAGGGATAAAGAGTGGATAGCGAATACAATAGAATCCCTAACCTGACAATTGCAATCTGGCGCGCTCGCCATTGAAATATACATCCTTGGCCTTGTGGCTTGAAAAGGCTGGGGCCTTCAACGCAATTTTCAACGGAAATTTTTTACTTGGTGGCGACATCCATTCTGAGATGACCCAATGGCATCCTCGCCTCACCACCCACACCGAAGatcaattagaaaataaatacagGCCATTGATAAAATTGCGATTTCTAACACTCTCCTTATCTCTTCCACACACATTAACAGCATAAGATCGACTGTGTGGCCCACTTTGCAGCCCTCAAGGCCGTCGGGGAGTCATGCAAATTCCCACTGCAGTACTACCAAAACAACATAACCGGCACGAGTATTCTGTTGGAAGTTATGGCTCAGGCTGGatgctacaactttgtctacAGCTCCAGTGCAACTGTGTACGGGGAACCGGAGTTTCTACCCCTAACTGAGCAACACCCTACGGGCAAATGCACGAGCCCCTATGGCAAAAGTAAATACTTCACTGAGGAAATCCTCAAGGATCTGTGTGAGTCAGATAAACGCTGGAATGCCGTGGCTCTGCGGTACTTTAATCCCGTCGGAGCGCACCCAAGTGGACGAATTGGTGAGGATCCCAATGGAGAACCAAACAATCTCATGCCCTACATTTCCCAGGTGGCCGTTGGGAGGCGCCCAGTGCTACGTATCTATGGGACTGATTATCCAACGAAGGACGGAACAGGTGTCCGGGACTACATTCACATTGTGGACCTTGCTGTGGGGCATGTGAAGGCCCTCGATAAGTTGggtgaaggaaaaattcgGGGTTTTGTGGCATTCAATCTCGGTACAGGTGCTGGGTATTCCGTACTGGAGATGGTTGATGCATTTTCAACGGCATCAGGTGTTAAGATTCCCTATGAAAAATGTCCTCGACGTGCTGGAGATATTGCCGAGAGCTATGCGGATGCCACGCTGGCGGCTAAGAGTCTCAATTGGCACGCCCAGAAGGGTATCAAGGAGATGTGCAAGGATACGTGGAATTGGCAACAAACCAATCCCAATGGCTATTCCGCAGCAAAGCTCTAAGTCagttttaccaaaaaaaaaaatcaaaaccaaGTCATGATTCCAAAGACAACCAAAGGAATTCCACCAGTTAAATGGCAAGGACAATAACATTCTTCTTCTGGGTATTCTCTGCGTACACAccgctttagtttttttttctcttgtcaATGTTGTGCCATCTTATCTGTTcctgagcattttttttaaataatttttttgttgttttttaagatcatgcagtaaataaaatggattttattatagaaaaataatcagagccttttgtattgatttgaccacatttgtagcctaattttttaaagtgtaagaaaatcacttttcgtgCTCTTAGGTGCGACACCATCTTGtgatttcctgaattttccacagaactgttctaaaacacaaagacaggtttttcttaagatctactggatggattttgatgaggTAAGCAGcgaatgaaagaggaaataccaatgcagactTTACTCGGACAGAATTTCGAATTTCTATTCAGGGGctgaaaaaaatggcaaaatgtcaaaaaaaataacaattttccatttttttccagcccctgaataaaacattcaaaattctgtCCAAGTAAAGTTTGCATGGATAATTCCTCtttaatttgctttttacccgaTCAAAATTCATCCCGTAgatcttgagaaaaatctcatttcttttAGGCTTTGACATTGGTGTGGAAAATTCTGGAAATCACAAAATGGCGTCGCTCtcaaaatggcgaaaagtAATTTCCCAGTAAACAAATGATTGAGTCAATAAAAGGTCAATCAATATGATTGATCatcgattgatcaataattgataaatcaattgagccTGTGAAccta from Lutzomyia longipalpis isolate SR_M1_2022 chromosome 4, ASM2433408v1 encodes:
- the LOC129795585 gene encoding beta-1,3-galactosyltransferase brn — its product is MWGKMRRKMFLPPFLSRILNCVRVKHVIAVIGILLLLNFFGAFTHLFESDFYTEFHYPLEEDIPRLAEQVRRGQKPDVAPITIYNHTLLHNPSHKCRDKEFPVAPRLVFLVKSALRNFKRRNAIRVTWGFERRFSDVTVRTVFLLGVPGSPEDVETQKLIDIEATSYRDVIQADFVDTYFNNTIKTMTGLRWAVDFCPRARFYMLVDDDFYISTKNVLRFVRNPVHYPEYLEEADETIRQLARKLTLTAVGNISETVDRKEIQDVLERHPVAHSVDSRKNLWQLRQHLVAPEAAKAQIGPKSAAAKPQDRQLLDMDLPADVRLYAGFVFTSSPHRHRTSKWYVDLDEYRWHMWPPYVSAGACIFSREALLQLYFASMFTKHFRFDDIYMGIVAMKANIEPLHSEEFYFQKLTYSGPHSYRYTIASHGYDNPDELAKVWAEIKAAGHA
- the LOC129795642 gene encoding UDP-glucose 4-epimerase; this encodes MTKQTVLVTGGAGYVGSHTILELLNASYDVVCVDNLCNAYRGHNCTLPESLVRVQELTGHSVAFYDVDIRNKEALTDVFNKHKIDCVAHFAALKAVGESCKFPLQYYQNNITGTSILLEVMAQAGCYNFVYSSSATVYGEPEFLPLTEQHPTGKCTSPYGKSKYFTEEILKDLCESDKRWNAVALRYFNPVGAHPSGRIGEDPNGEPNNLMPYISQVAVGRRPVLRIYGTDYPTKDGTGVRDYIHIVDLAVGHVKALDKLGEGKIRGFVAFNLGTGAGYSVLEMVDAFSTASGVKIPYEKCPRRAGDIAESYADATLAAKSLNWHAQKGIKEMCKDTWNWQQTNPNGYSAAKL
- the LOC129795755 gene encoding endocuticle structural glycoprotein ABD-5-like, translated to MKVIAILVIFASLAAAVPLPDGLEPHIPVLERTEVRDEHGQYALSYLTANGIATAEQGALKQSNEGNVLVRQGSWAYLGPDNVKYIVNYVADENGYRATGSHLPEPPAS